aagttggcactgggtctcatgtgcgaatgtacggagatttcctaactcttcgagactaatgaccttctgtgacactgcgttgaaaaagtagcacaaccttGTGATAGCAACCTTTAAATGCTCCGGTTTTATGGCTCTTATTGCAATTGCAAGAAACACGGTGAGCAAGACATGGCAGTCGTGTGAATTATAACCAGATACCGACAAATCTTTCATTGAAACTAGTCGACTGATGTTTGATGAGAAACCTATGGGCAGTCTGACATTACGGAGTGAGTTGCAAAATGACTTCTTCTCCTTAGGTGTCAGTGTGAAACAGGCTGGTGGAAGATATACTTTGCCATTCTTTTCTCCTTCTTGAGGGTGTAACTCTTCCCTGATTCCCATCTCGACTAGGTCCATCGTTGATTGCAGACCATCTTTAGTCTTCTTcggcatgtccaacaatgttccaactatgttgtcaaacacattcttctctagaTGCATGACGTCTATGGCATGCTGAACCTCCAGATCTTTCCAGTACGggaggtacttaaaaaatatggaatgctTCTTGAATGGGGGAGGGAGTTTATCATCTGGCTTCGAACTGTCATCTTGCTTCTTACTATCCCCTCCCTTCGTATTCTTCTCGGGTTTCTTGCGCTTTGTCCCCTTTGATGGTTTCTTAGTCATTTTTCCAAACTCGCAAACAATTTTCTCTATCATtgcacacacattttctccCGATGTAGGTTTTGGTGCAGGATCAGTCTCTTCAGTACCATCGAACTCCGCCTTCATCTTACGGTACTTGTGATTTGTGCGTAGGAACCGCCGGTGCCGCATGTACACAAGCTTGTTGGAACCCGGGAGATACCTATAGGACGTTCCATTCAAGCAGATCACACATCCTGTTTTACCTTTAATTTGACCTGAAACTAAAAACATTGCTGGATAATCGTTAATGGTCACGAAGATGATTGCCTTCACTGTGAAGTATTCCCTTAAGTACTCGTCCCACACTTTCAATCCCTCTTTCCATAAATCGGCCATATCTTCCAACAATGGTCCAAGAAATACGTCTATATCAATACCAGGCTAACGGGGTCCCTGTATGAGGATACAGAGTAGTACGTATTTTCGCTTTTGACAAAGCCAGGTAGGAAGATTATACATGGTGAGAAGCACTGGCCAAGTACTATGTGAActgctcatgtctccaaaaggattaactCCATCAGTACTCAGGGCAAATCTAATGTTCCGTGGGTCTTTAGCAAACTCTCTATACTGCGCATCAAAGGTTCTCCATTGACGAGCATCTGCCGGGTgtcgaatcatcccatccttcttgcgcccttcttcatgccagtgcattagttccgcatctcgcgggtttgagtATATTCGTGTAATGCGGTCTTTCACaggaaggtaccacatcacaagcTGCGGGATTTTTCTCTGTCGTCCCTCAGTTGCTTCAGAGGGTTCTAGGCTAGTATTGCTATTCGACTTGTACCAGCTTGCACCGCATGTTGGACATTCATCCAAAGAAGCGTACTCTTTCCTATACAGTATGCAGTGATTTACGCACGCATGAATCTTTTCCACACCAAGTGAAAGGGGGCATATGAGTTTCTTTGCTTGATATGTGCTGGATGGTAGTGAGTTAGGCCTCGGTAGCATTTTCTGCAGGAGTTCTAAAAGACTGTCGAAACTGGTATCAGACCATCCATGTCTCGCCTTTAACCTCATAAGTTCAAGAACTGACCGGAGTGTTGTGAAATCACTGTCACAGCCCTTCGACTCATCGTACAAAACTTCCTTTGCTGCCTTCTGTAAAGCTTCAAAGTTATTTAGCCCTCTGGCCGACCCCATCAGCACCTCGGGTTCTGCATTACGTAACATTTTCTCTAGGTCGATTTTGTCCTCAACAGAACCATCGTCATGCACCATGTCTTCAACTTGTGTCGGAACTACATTTTCAGGCTCGtccacttgttcttcgccatgaCGTGTCCATATTTCGTACTTGTCCATAAATCCGTGAGTTACCAAGTGCTCCTTCACTTTAAAAGCATCGTCAAAGTCCCAGGctatttcattcttacagtcagcACACGGACAAATTATCTTCCTCATATTGTTCTTCTCAGCGTGAACCTTGGCAATACCAATAAATTTAGCCACTTCGTTTCTATATGGAGACAAAAACCTCGGCCAATGATACATCCATTCCCGACTTTCTATATCTCTAAAAAATACACGtaaaatatttgcacaattaataccaaatttgtagggtttattgaaaaaacttatagctattcaaaactaattaactaaaggttaagttgtaaagtaataaaaaatcatagtttatttcaattttttttacacagacatgccaaattagcacattaggaaaatctaacaaaatcaaTTCATCGGCATATTACAAAATACTATAACTATTTTTTGATTGCACTGAATAAATagacatttaaaatttttttctctctctatacATGACAAGagctagatctagatctagaactaGGTGGTGGATATGAtagcaaaaaattaaaaaacaagaaTTTATGTTACCACATTAAACCACTACAACAAGAGGCATCAAGTATTACACATACATCTAACATAAACAAATGacaagaaataaaattaaaaaacatggagctcttccttcaaaattttggatgcataaatccatcacaaattaaggtctaaaagcttaaaaaaaatgcatacctagtgtggaaatgagtagatctaagtaccgtagaaaaatcccccgaagatttgaagttcaaaacctcccccctatatttaagtcactttaggagagagaaacgtcggggagaatgaacagggctcggggaggaagaagactatataggggcatctttgcaggcgggccatataagcgtcgcctgcgaagattgatcTTTGCAGGCGGGCCATATAAGAGTCGCCTGCGAAGATTTATCTTTGCAGGCGCACGTCGTCTGCCGCTTGCGAAgatcgattttcgcaggcgacgcttatatggcccgcctgcaaagatcaatcttcgcaggcggaccgccccCTCCACCCCAGGTACCATTTTTGCCGGCGGGGTTTTGGCTCCGAATTACGTGCACGCCTGCGAAAATTTATCCCCTACGACGCCGAAAATGAGATTTCTAGTAGTGTTGCACCAGCCCTTCCCTTATTTTATAAGTAAAGAGTAAAGGAGATTAAAAAAATGTCTTAAGCGGGGTAGGTTTGTTCATTCCTGAAGGAAAAACGAGGCCGGATTTGTTAGCTTGGAGAGCGAGTTAATTTAATGTCTTTCAGAAATGCATTTACTTTGAAATGTTGGTTTTACCATATATATCCATTTACGATCTTAACTATTGCAAAATAAACTATAAactatttgtgatttttttaacttGTCAGACAAAGTCTCCAATCCATATAGGTTTGTTGCCATTCATGTTTATAATAATAtattcataaaaaatatttaaataaaacaacacaAGTATATTTATTGTAAATCTATGAATGCAATTATTCGCATAGATTATATTATATCGCATAGATTGTATAGACCTGTGACTACCATATGTTTTTTGACACGTCATGAAACCAATCCTACTGTTTGTCAGTTGCTTATCGGGTGACACATTTGATGAAAACAAGCGTAGGAATAATAACAAAACTAAAAGAAGAGAGGAACATCGTTTCTACTCCTTTCAATtcagattataagtcgttttgacttggGTCAAAGTTAaattgcttcaagtttgacaagtttatagaaaaaaagtagTTACACTTTCAtcacaagacaaatatattatggaaatatatttaatatatatatatatatatatatatatatatatatatatatatatatatatatatatatatatatatatatatatatatatatatatatatatatatatatatatatattaattgaaACTAAATTactgttgtaaatattactatatttgtatacaaacttagtcaaatttaaactagtttgattttgaccaaaactaaaacgacttataatcagaaacaaagggagtactCTTATTTCTTACTAGTAAAATGGCCGTGCTTTGCTatggataaaagaaaatatattataatatgtaatagATATTAAAAATTATCGAATATATTAATGCCACTTGCTTACTTGTTTGAATATACAGTATTTACTTGTTTGAACCATATATTTGGactattccataatataaaaaaacaggAGCCTATTTGGAAAACAGTGGGGGTGGCAGATTCACTACCACCACATCTAGGGACTTTTATGTACAACCTTCGTTTTGAATATAAGGATGTGTCTATGTTGTTTATCAGGTGTTTGTCGAATACTTATATCAAAAGATTCATTTTTAGTCACTTCAGTTgtcaatttttgaattttgaattattTAGATATCATTTACAAGAATCTGATTACCTATGCAATCACTGAAATGATGGGAATCAAAGTAATCAGTGCATGAATACTTATAGTGTGGTACCAAAGAATGGAGGGAGTGAATAAGAAATGCAACATTCAAATATTATAGATGTTACTATTAATTGTCAGATCACAAAAAAATACGGCAGCTTATTATAGAGGGCACCTTTAGGCTGCGATTCGGCCGACATGGGCGCTCTCCTCAACAAGAAATTCCCTTTTTCCATCATGAAATTAAAGAACAACGAAGGCTAGCTAGCAAACCAGCAAGATATATTCAGAAGAACATTGAAGTTCATCATTTATTcaccacatatatataaatagatGCTTCCTGACAAAAGAAAGCACTAATTATTTAGCAACCCCACATAGTCACACACACACAGCTAACTATAGTAGCCTAGTGACCGGTTCTTGGGGTCCTAGGATACCCAAGCCAGTAGCAGACACCACCAGGCCCATTGGGGATGTCCACGTTGCAGAACGCCGggaggctcgccgccgcgcgctccaaGTCCCCTCTCCGGCAGCCGGGGAACACCTCGGCCATGGGGTGCCCGGCCTCGGTGGCGCCGAGCTCCCTGTAGATGCCTGACAGCATGTGATCGAGCGCCCCGCACCTGCACCagccgtcgtcgacggcggcgagctgccGGCAGCAGTCTTGCCAGACTTGCTCGTCCGCGGCGCTGGCCGCGCCACGGCCAACGCATTGGCGCCTCACCAATGTTCGACATTGCGGGAGTGAGTATGTCGGATAGCTTATTCCTGGCCGACATTGCTCACCGGGGCTGTAGACTTGGTGGTGGTCCGCCatggtcgccatcgccgccgcgagcACGGAGAGAACGACGAGGAGCAATACCGAGAACACTACCTTGTTGGAAGCCATATTTTGCTTAGTTTGTGAAAAATCTTAATTAACTGTGATAGCTAGGCTCTTCGTCTCTGGGTGGTTTTATATATAGCTATAAAGACCAAAGTGATTCAAGAACAGATAGAAATTTTTTGGCTGTTCATGAGCTATTTATGGATTTGCTTGTGGTTCTGTATGAAACATCTATTGTGATTCACACGCCTAATCTGGGGCATCATATGGACAACAGATGGTTAAAGTGGATTGATATGTACTACACTCTTTAATTATTTGAATTTGTTTGATCCTTACGTGGAAGAAAATAAATGCTATATGTGGCTATAGAAAGACTAATTAAAGTGATTCAACTTTGAAGAACGGCCACAAAATTGTTTTAGCTGTTCATGCGTGGTTAGTATGCTCTTGGGGTTTTGCATGACTGGCATGAGCAATTTGCTTGTGGTTTTgcatgaaatattttttgttatTCACGGCTAATCTGAGCATtatatattttgacaaaaagTTGGTTTAAAGTGGATTGATATGGACCACACTCTTTAATTATT
The window above is part of the Oryza sativa Japonica Group chromosome 7, ASM3414082v1 genome. Proteins encoded here:
- the LOC4342722 gene encoding seed allergenic protein RAG1 precursor — translated: MASNKVVFSVLLLVVLSVLAAAMATMADHHQVYSPGEQCRPGISYPTYSLPQCRTLVRRQCVGRGAASAADEQVWQDCCRQLAAVDDGWCRCGALDHMLSGIYRELGATEAGHPMAEVFPGCRRGDLERAAASLPAFCNVDIPNGPGGVCYWLGYPRTPRTGH